One Verrucomicrobiia bacterium DNA window includes the following coding sequences:
- a CDS encoding peptide MFS transporter produces MSASTADSVPRHPPGLSTLFFTEMWERLSYYGMRALLVLFMVDQVQRGGLGFTDQTATAIYGLYTAAVYLAALPGGWISDRLLGAQRAVWYGGILIAAGHFSMGVPRTDTFFVGLLLVAVGTGLLKPNVSTLVGSLYPEGGARRDAGFTIFYMGINLGAAIGPLICSTLGERVNWHYGFTAAGVGMVLGLIQFRLTRHRLGGIGGPPEMPQAQRNRDAWLVLAGAVALVTVTTLALSGRITLDPVGLARRATVVIVGIAVAFFLWAFFFAGLSAVEKKRLGVIAILFVASAMFWAGFEQAGSSLNLFADRHTRRLLAGFEIPTGWFQSLNSIFIILLAPVAAALWVTLALRGREPSLPAKMAGGLLLLAAGFLVLAVASRSAIAHGPVWAGWLVTTYLLHTLGELLLSPVGLSSVTKLAPPRLVGQMMGLWFLATSLGNLLAGLFAGEVSGDNTAAMPVRFFQVVLTAGGAGLLLLLFTKPIRRLMTGVH; encoded by the coding sequence ATGAGCGCCTCCACCGCCGATTCCGTCCCGCGACATCCGCCGGGTCTCTCGACGCTGTTCTTCACCGAGATGTGGGAACGGCTGAGTTACTACGGGATGCGGGCGTTGCTGGTGCTATTCATGGTGGACCAGGTGCAGCGGGGCGGGCTGGGCTTCACGGACCAGACGGCGACGGCGATTTATGGGCTCTATACGGCGGCCGTGTACCTGGCGGCACTGCCCGGGGGCTGGATTTCGGACCGGTTGCTGGGGGCGCAGCGGGCGGTGTGGTACGGAGGGATCCTGATTGCGGCCGGGCATTTCTCGATGGGGGTGCCGCGGACGGACACGTTTTTTGTCGGGTTGCTGCTGGTGGCGGTGGGAACCGGGCTGTTGAAGCCGAATGTGAGCACGCTGGTCGGCTCGCTGTATCCGGAGGGTGGGGCCAGGCGGGACGCCGGGTTCACGATCTTCTACATGGGGATCAATCTTGGCGCGGCCATCGGGCCATTGATCTGCAGCACGCTGGGTGAGCGGGTGAACTGGCATTACGGGTTCACCGCCGCCGGGGTGGGCATGGTGCTGGGATTGATTCAGTTCCGGCTGACCCGTCATCGGTTGGGCGGGATAGGGGGGCCGCCCGAGATGCCGCAGGCGCAACGGAACCGCGACGCCTGGCTGGTCCTGGCGGGGGCAGTGGCGTTGGTCACCGTGACCACGCTGGCCCTGAGCGGTCGGATCACGCTGGATCCGGTCGGGCTGGCCCGGCGGGCGACGGTGGTGATCGTTGGGATTGCGGTGGCGTTCTTTCTCTGGGCGTTCTTCTTCGCGGGCCTGAGCGCAGTGGAGAAGAAGCGGCTCGGTGTCATCGCCATTCTGTTTGTGGCGTCGGCCATGTTTTGGGCGGGGTTCGAGCAGGCGGGATCTTCGCTGAACCTGTTTGCGGACCGGCACACGCGGCGGTTGCTGGCGGGGTTCGAGATTCCGACCGGATGGTTTCAGTCGTTGAATTCGATCTTCATCATCCTGTTGGCGCCGGTGGCGGCGGCACTGTGGGTGACGCTGGCCTTGAGGGGGCGGGAACCGAGCCTGCCGGCGAAAATGGCGGGGGGCCTGCTGCTTCTGGCGGCCGGTTTCCTGGTGCTGGCCGTCGCCTCGCGTTCGGCGATTGCCCACGGACCTGTGTGGGCCGGGTGGCTGGTCACGACGTATCTGCTGCACACGTTGGGCGAACTGCTTCTCAGCCCGGTGGGCTTGAGTTCCGTTACCAAACTGGCCCCGCCACGGCTGGTCGGACAGATGATGGGGCTGTGGTTTCTGGCGACATCGTTGGGGAACCTGCTGGCCGGACTGTTCGCGGGCGAAGTGAGTGGGGACAACACGGCGGCGATGCCGGTGCGGTTCTTCCAAGTGGTCCTGACGGCGGGCGGGGCGGGGCTGCTGCTGCTGCTGTTCACCAAGCCGATCCGGCGTTTGATGACGGGGGTCCACTGA